AAGTTATGGACGATCTCATAAGGAGGAATATTTATGTCACAAACTGGAAACTTAGGAAGATCCGCAGCTTTAGTGGGAGCTGCCACTTTACCTGTAACTGGTGAACATATTTTTAACTTTTTGCCAATAGTTGGAAGTGTTTTAATTTTAGCTATTGCACTTTTTAGTGGGTACAATTTTTTCCTTAGAAAATGGTATAACGTTAAATGATTGGTTCGAGTCTTCAACCATACATTTATAGCCTAAATATTTTCATTCTATGTATGAGTGCATTAGGCTTATTGAGGATGTTTATCACTTTCTGGTTTGCAAATGTGTATGACTATCAGTTTATAAAATACAGATATGCTCATCACAGGAGGATAAAGCGTTTTAGTCCTTCAATATCAGTTATTGTTCCCGCTTTTAATGAAGAAAAGGCCATAATCCAAACACTGGCCTCAATTTGCAGAAGTACTTATAAAAAAATCAGCATTGTAGTAGTTGATGATGGTTCGTCTGATAACACAGCTATTTTGGTCAAAGAATTTATCGAAGTTCATCCTGATAATGATATCAAACTGATTCAGCAACCAAACTCAGGAAAGTCTGTAGCAATCAATAACGCCCTGTTTAATTATGACAATTCTGTCCTAACAATGGTTCTCGATGCCGATTCTCTCCTAAAAGAAGATGCCATAGAGAAAATGGTCAAATGGTTTTTGAACCCCAAAATAGTCGCACTTGCTATGAACGTGAAGATGTTAACCTTACCAACCTTTATTGGAGAATGCCAGCGTTTTGAATTCATAAGTGCTTATAGAGGTAAATGCGCTGAACACGTCTTGAAAACGCTTTACATCATAGGAGGCATTGGGTCTACTTTTAGAACAGATAAGCTTAAAAATATTGGTGGATACGACACGAACACTCCGACCGAAGACATTGATCTGACTTTAAAACTTCTCTCTAGGTATGGTAATAAAGATAACATTATAGGATATGCCAATGATGCAGTAGCCTATACCCAACCTGTGAAAAAGTTTAAATCTTTGATCAAACAGAGATATCGTTGGAAATATGGACGCTTCATAGCATTCGTAAAATATCACAATTTATTTTTCAACATGGATAAAAAGTTTAGTAAGATGCTAACTTTTTTCCAGTTGCCGCTTGCAGTTTTCCAGGAACTATTTATGCTTGTAGAACCTTTTGTGTATTTGTATTTATTATTTGTTACAATTTATTTCCAAGATTTAGGAATGTTTATTGCGATGGTGTCTTACGTGTTTGTAGTTATTTCATTATCAGTAACAGCTTCGAGAGAATCGTTAAAATCAAAGTTGTTGCTTCTGTGTACCGCACCATTCAATTTTTTTCTTTCTTACATTTTGACAATTGTTGAATATGTTTCATTGATTAACTCTATACTTCACTTACATTCTATAGTTGACTATAATAACAACCATGCAAATTGGAGTCATGTAGAGCGCCTATGAACGCATATGAGGTATGCAGTAATTTCCTCATATTTTATAAAACTTTACCCTAAACGGCTTTTCAAAGGAAAAGCCGTTTTTTGAATATGTTAAATCATACCCATCAACCTTATCGTCATTGAATGTATAAGTTCTTGTCTTCCATTACCACTTGCCAGCCGGCATCTTTTACCTCGTCCGTAAGTTGACTAATTGCTTCATTGTTTAAATCTGCCAGCTGGATAGTAATCAGTCCAGTGTCGCATCCACGCGTCATTAGCCTGTCGTTAATTATTTGCCTATACTCCATTAAATCCTCACTAGCTTCAATGACTTCTGTGGGTGTCAAGATTTGACCACTAGGTTGCTCTCCCTGTGCCAAGTATTCAACATTATCTTTAAAATCATCATCATTGCCATTCATTGTTTGTTACCTCTTTTTTCTCTGACGAATTGTCAACTCAAGTGCAACTTTTTACCCATGAAGACTTCTGATGGCGTCTTCCAGCCTAAGACCTTGCGTGGTCGATTATTCAGTTGTTCAATGTAAGTCTCAATTTCCTGGTCGCTCTGAAGGTCTAGGTCTGTGTTCTTGGGAAAGTATTCTCTAATCAGTCCGTTGGTGTTTTCGTTAGTTCCTCGTTGTTGAGGCGCGTGTGGGTCAGGAAAGAAGACCTTTGTATTCAGACGTTCTGCCAGCTCCCTGTACCGGGCAAACTCCCTTCCACGGTCAGGAGTCACTGTTCTTACTCGGTTAGCTGGTAAGGCACCAAGCAGCTCAATCATGACGTCTCTAACAGTGTCAGCTTTTGCGTTGGCCGTTCGCTTCGAAAGCAGATAGCGTGATTTACGGTCAACTAATGTTACTAATGCAGAGTGTCCTGTTTTACCGCGTACTGTATCGCCTTCCCAGTGACCAAACCAGCTGCGATTTTCTGCCGACCGGGGTCGGTCGTGAATTGATGGCACGTCATTGAAGCGCCCCCGGCGTTCATTTATGGTGCCTTTGATTTTGCGCGTCTTGCCTCGGTGTCGAAGCAGCCTTGGTAGCCCGCGAGCACCATGGCTCTTCAATGGAACGCCGAGATTATCTAGGTAGATACCTCTGTAGATAGTCGAATAGCTGATGCGAATAGGACTGCCTTCTAGTGACAAGCGACCGGCAATCTGCTCAGGGGACCAATGTAGCACCGTGATATATCGAATGACAGCGTCACGAGTCCCCGGTCGATCGAGGATCCGAGGACGCCTGCTAGCCAAGCGAACCCGCCGGTAGCGGTCCTGAGCGGTGGCTGCCGAATAGCTCCGCCAGCCGCCGTTACGTGCAATTTCACGGCTGACTGTACTCTTGGAACGACCTATCTCTTTGGCGATGGTATCAAGAGTTTTGCCTGTAGAGATACCAAGCAGTATCGATTCACGGTCTTTTAAGATAAGATGGGTGTACGGACTCATAGTCGAGTTCTCCTTGTAGTTGGTCTTGTGGTGATTCCATTTTACAAGGACTCAGGCTATGAGTCTTTTCTATTTGACTAATTTGTTGCACTTGAATTGTAAATCCGTCCTCAAAACTTTCGTCCAAAATGTGCGATCCAAATGTTTCAATTTGGTGTCCCCGTGTGTTTGCTGACTGATTATCTGTTCTAGCTTTGTCTTCCTAAAGTGACACTTGTAGCACAAGCACCATAGGTTGGCTGAATCTAATGCTTGCTCTGGTGAACACCGTCTTGGCACGATATGGTCGACTATCTTTCGCTCTTGAACAATGTTGCCACACACTTGACAGGTTGCTCCATCACGGGCATATGTGGCGTCTCGTACCTTTGTCCACCTTGATGAATGGTAAAATGCTTTTGCAACTGGGTCTCGCTCTGTTTGGTCGTACCTTTTGCCCTTGCTTGATTTGACTGCCGTTGCCAACTTTGACCGCCTGTAGCTGGCCTTCTTGGCTTGCCATTGCTGCTCATGTATGGCCTTATGCTTTGCACAGTACCTTTCAGAAACTGGCACTATTGCATGGCATAACGGCTCATTGCATTCATGCACCTGTTGCTTCTTTCGCTTATTCAAAATGGCAAGTCGCTATCCTTAACAAGCCCATTTAATTTTGTACTAAGCGAGTTAACCGTTGCATCACTCAGCTGTGGTGATGAATCCCTTGATGCATCATTGTGTGGCTTAGTGGAGAGCAAATAGAAATGATTAACCACCACACTCCACCCAAAGCGCACCTCACCATTTTCATCTGCATATTTGCTGGTCTTAATTGAGCCAACAATGCCAATCTTGTCACCCTTGCTTGTTAACCGGTTAAAGTTTTCCGCTTGATGTCCAAAAAGTGTGATGGGTATAAAGTCAGTGTCAATCTTGTCACTTGATTTATAGATTCGCTTGATGGCCAACAGACTTGTTAAAACACCATTGCCAATTTTGGGGTCCATTGCGATGCGTCCAATTGCTGAGTAATTATTCATGATTTGTTCTCCTATCTAATTCCTGTTCCAACTTTATGTATTTTGTGTGCATCAATTCATTAAAGGTGTATTTATCTTTGCCTGAGTTGACAAAATCCTTTAATACTTTGACTTGAAACTTGATTAATGAGTTATCAACAACTTGATTTATGTATTCTTCATGTTGACCAATAAAAGCCTGCACATCGTCATCAGTAGTGTCTAGGTCGGCCATTAGGTCATCCCATTCGGTAAGTATGTGCAATTCCTTTGTGTGGCTGTTAGGTTGCTTCGGTTGCCTATGCGGATGGCAATACTTGCACACCTTATTTAACTTGCTATTGAATTGCCTTGGTGACTGGTTGAAGTTCACCATCGTTTCCCGTTGCCCAACCCTGAGCACACTTTCTGCCCAAGTCCTAGTGTTAGCATTCTTAAACAGCTCTGGTAGCCTTTCTAGTGCTTCCAATACTTCACTTTGGTTACTTACATGTGGCTCCATTCCTGCCAGCATCTGGGACTTGGTAAGCTCTCTGGCGGCATCCTTATTGACACGTCTGTAATAATCCTTGGCAGCGTACTTGATGCGCCACTTTAGGCTCGGCAGGTCACGTTGTATAGCAAGGGTCACATATTTGTCAGTCCATGTACGAAGCCGGTGACTAAGGAGTTCAATCAGAAGCTCCTGGCTTGCGTCTCTTTGGCTCATGCGTAGCTCATAAGCCAGCTTTGAAGCGTTACTGAGGAAGGCTGGCGTTGATATAAGCTCCTTTATTGTCTTTTCATTCAGCAACTTACTTGTCGCCACCTTTGTTTACCAGAGGGTCAATGATTGCTGTTGCTAGGCAAATAAGCAAAAGTGTCAACCAGTAAGTGCCAATGTTAGCCCATGGCAATTGTGTGATACCTGCGATGTTTGCAATTGTTAGGAACCAGCCGACTGAGTTAAGAACGTTAAATGCGAAATTATCTTTGTTTTCCATGTGTATGTACTTTCTTTCTTGTTTATGGTATGGTATTAATTGGGGTGCGGGACACTAATTTTCATTTTACAAAAGAAAAGTAAAAAGGCTTGTTAAGGTGTAACGTGCCATTAGCTGACCCTGCTACTGATGTGTTGCTTAACCCATTTGCCTCTGCTGCTGACTTGATGCTACGGTATTCTTGAAATGAACCGTCATCGTTCACTTTCCGAACCGAACGACCATGCCCACCAGCTGATTTCATCAATTTTTGACGATGCACTTTGTTCAAGTTGTCTTTGCGCGTTATAAACTCTAGGTTAGAAGCGCAGTTGTTCAACTTGTTGTCATCAATATGTGAGACTTCTTTAAGTTTCCACTTATTGTCACAGAATGTAAGAGCAATCAGCCTATGCACGCCTGTAAATAATGCCTTATTGTCATCTTTCACCACATGAACAGCTTTATAACCACAATTATTTACACGTTGCAAAAGCGGCCTATTGAATTTCCGGCTATAAACCATGCCAGACTGACTAACTGCATAATGGCTAAAAGGTGCTGGGCATTGTACTACTTCTGGCAAATATGGGCTGTTTAGAGGCAACTTATCACCAATTTGATATAAGTCACGCAGGTCAACCTTTGCAACAATAACAGCTATCGCTTCAAAATCAACATATGGCTCTTTTTCAATTGTATTCATTACTTTTTCTCCTGTCGTTTTATCCTATATAATCTATTATATCACGTTTTTACTTTTTCCTAAGCTTTCAGCTACTGTCCTATTCTATTTTCTATCTCACTCTTCTACTACAAGCAATTTTTCACTTGAGTGGATATTTTCAAACCCTGTTAAGTTATACCCTTGACTCACCACATCTGGTTTTTTTAGTTTAATCAGGTGAAGCGGCTTGTATTGGCACAACTGATTGATATAAAGCCTTGCTTGTACAGTTGATATGTCCAAATCATTTCTTAGTCTGTCCACTACGTTGTTGAGCGTTGCAAGGGGAGCTAAACCCTTACTTTTAACTGCTTGCTGAAATCTAGCAATCGTGGCTTCATCAACGCCACTATTAACCAACGGGAAAAACTTCTTTGTATTTTCGATACCCAAAATTTTCTCAATAATGGCTTTAGAAACACGAGTGGTTAAATCAAGTCTTAAGTTATCAGTTATTAATTTTGGGTCTGATTGGTCAAAGTCATTCAAAATGAACACATTGTGTTTTCGGACTGTTACCCCATTTTTGTTTACTGTTGCCAACTTTAAACCGGCTGTTGTTAACTCACTGTCCATTGCCAGCCTGATGAAACCAGCTATTTGTAACAGTTGTAAAGCATTGTATACTTTATTACGAGTTGCATGCTGTGGATACTTTAGCATCGAGTTAATGATGTCCCATGATAAATAAACACCGCGGCCAGCAGTTTTTACAAGTGGTGCTCCAGCAAACTGATTAACAGTTGCATAGTTAATGGCTCTCCAACAATCAAGGAGCAACTTTTTATCATCTCTTCGTAAATCTGCTTTGCTCGTTGGAACAAATAAATCCTTTGCTTCCCTAGGGCACTTAGAACGCTTGGTTGGCAACTGCTTAATATTTGATTCTACAATTGCACAGGCTTGGCGGTAGTCCTTTCTCTGTAATATCTCTGGATAGAAAGCCTTAAGGAAAGCTGGTAGCTTTTCTGCTGACAAGCACTCTAAAAGTGCTGGGACAGCATTGGTTGTGCTATTGTGCGTAGATAGCAGCTTCCTCCCATTTACCTTGTGTTCTGAAGCACCCAAAATCTTCCCTGAACTAATTGTGTTAAGTAGTTCGTTAAGACGTGATTTCTTGGATGTTCGAGTGGTGCTGTGCTTAGTCAGCAATGCAACTGTATCAATATTATTTTGCCAATCTGCTAATAATTCTCTATTCCCATACATCATGTTTTTTCTCCTTGTTTTCTCTTATAATCATCATAGCACGTTTTTTAACTTTTAAGGTAGTCAAATGCTTTCAAACATGTGTCAATAATACTTATTCATTTCCTCTTACACTTATAAATATAGTGTTTTGCCTCATTTATAAGCGCTTACAAACCTTTTTAAGATTTCTTAACATTTTCTTAACATTTGAGCCTATTAAATCAGCTTTCCTAAATTTGCCAATAAAAAAAAAGAGGCCTCACATAAGACCCGATTAACAACTCTGTTTAAAGCTACCCGTGCTTGATAAATGTGTACATTTTGCTCACAAGCAAAATACATGCCCTAAATGGCTTAGCATCAGTAGTTGTAAGTGCAAACATGGTCTATTTGGCATGCACAATAAAGTACTTGTACTAACACATGCAAAACAGCAAGCTGTCTTTGATGTTTAGAGCGTACAAATGTTTTCACCGTGGTTAACAAGTGTCTACACATGTTGCCTTGACAAATCATGTCAGGTTGGAATTTACAAAACTTTTACAAAACTTTTACACATAATTTACATAAAACGGAATCTTGAGCTAACAATGCTTGATAAAAGTGTGCATTTTCAAGGTCTTGAAAAAACAGGCTAAAATCATTTTCATATCAGTACTTGTAAGCGTAAACATGGTCTATTTTATGGGATACATATCTTTTCATACTAGTGCTTGAAAATAGCAAGCTCTTTTCAATCCCCAGTAAACAAAAAGTAAAACCTGTACAAATGTTTTCACAAGGGTTACAAGTGTCTACACATGTTTTCCATGGTCAATCAGTGTCACTCTGGCTTCGCCTTCGTTCCACCAGAATTGAAAAGTTTAACACAAGTGAGACATGGCCGACTGACGTTTTTTGTCAGTTGGTTATGTTGAGGTATCCAGCAACCATGCTGGTGAGGGGAGAAGCGGTCTTTGCTTCGGGGGCGAGTAGCCCCATACCCTTGTAACAACTGAAAAAAGTATCAACAAGGGTTAACCAGTGTATTCATAGTAAGCAGCAAAGACCGCTGCTGGCTTCGCCCCACCGCAAGCGGCGGTACCCTATAACCTTCATTGCCTGAAGGTTAACGAAAGGCTTGAAGGTCTCACCTGATAAAAACCATCAGTCTTACCTTCAAAAGCAAAACCTAATAACTATTATTAAAAGAGTTACAAGTGTTCATCAGTGTTAACAAGGGTTGCATGTGTTACTATGGTCAATCAGGTTTAACAAGTGTGTACCCATGCTTATAGCAATTTTAAAATGGAAAAGTGTAAACAAGTGTTTACCATGGTTTACTCTATTCATCAGTGTCAGCAAGGTTTACACATGTTTGTCCTATTCATCAGTGTTAACAAGGGTTAAAGGTTCCAATCAGGATTACAAGTGTTTACACATGACTATGGGTCCTTCAAAATGGAAAAGGGTTACAAGTGTTCATCAGTGTTAAAAAAGTGTCAGCAAGGGTTTACTCCATTCCATCAGTGTTAACAAGTGTCTACCGTGTTTATAGCAATTTCAAAATGGAAATAAGGGTTAAAAGATTGAGTACGCCTTGTGAATATTTGAGCATTATATCCTTTATTGTCCACTCTTTAAAACGCAAGTTATGCCAAGCCTATTCCACTTTAGACACATGATGCACAATTGTACCAATCTGTTACAGAATTGCTTAGAGAGCCAATGTGAGCCTTCTAGGGGTACTGTAGAAGCTGATGGCCTCTTCCGTGCACACCAGTATGCCTCTTTGTTCCACTTGTTAAACTTCATTAGTTACACCAGTGTGACCCTTTGTCCTACCCTGTTGGCTTCTTAATGCTCTAGTAACCCCTTTGCCTACAATGACAATAAGGGAGCACTAGGACGGCTTAGAGAGCTAATATGAGCCTTCTATGGGTATCCCATGGTGTCCAATTCAAATCACAATGGTGCCCACTTTCCAATCAGGTGTCACAGGCAGACACTCTTGTGATGCTCACTATTAGGCCATATAAGGAAGTCTGGAAGAATAGGCACAATTACACATGCTGGGTACTAAAGGCGCTTAGAGAGCAAGTGTGAGCCTTATAGGGGCACGTGGTAGTTAATTAGCTTGTGCATAGGGGAATGAAGCACAGCTAGCTCACTTAATGTGCTAGCTAACACCCTCTGCACAAGCTAGGTGGCAAATTGGTATAGCTACTTTTAAGGCACAAAAATAGCCCTACCTGTGACGGTAAGGCTAAAGGTTGTTAGCCATTGCTATCCGGAAGGTTTAACTTCTTTACAAATTCAGAGTATGAACTATCCAACACAACAAGTTCTTGTGCCACATTTACTGCATACTGATGATCGAAATCATTAAAGGTCTGCAGCATCTCAGTCAATTTTTTCTCTATATTTTCCTGCTTCTTGTAATGGTTGACTGTCTTTAACAACCCTTTTGCCATAACGGATGGCTTATTGCCCTTCATTCCCTTTTCAATCACTAAGTTCAAAAAGTCTGAATCCATTGAATCTGAGTTTTCCATTTTGTGTTCTCCTTTCTCGATTGAATCATGGCAATGCTAACTCTTAATTTAAATTTCCTCAAATTGTTTTAGGGAAATCTTGGCACAAAAATAGCCCTACCTGTGCTGGTAAGACTAACATGCCTGCTGGCGTTATTTTGTATTTCTAAATCATATGTGATCTCATGTTATCTAGGTGCCGAATAAAATCATGAAAACATCCATGAAACAAGCCACTTTTTCAGCTATTTGGGTTACTCTAAACACCCTTAAACAAGTATATTTAGTGACGAAACCATAGTTAAACTACTAGATGCGCGGTTCCACCCTACTTCAAGCAGTTACAAAACCTGCCTGCAGCTTCATCATTTGGTTCGAAAACGCCAATCACATCGACCGCCACCAGGCTTACACTATCCCTGACTCGCTGAAGTTCAGTACCGATATGACCCTTTTTCTCATCACCGATTCAATTTTCTTAATAATTATAGCATCGCGGTAGGTGCTGTCAAGCGACTTTCTGAAAACAGAGCGTGAACTGGCGCGGTTAGAAGTCGGAGTGTAAGTGACCTCAGGTGTGATAGCCCGGGCTTGGCCATTGCGCCTGAGGTCCTTACACGCA
Above is a window of Lacticaseibacillus casei DSM 20011 = JCM 1134 = ATCC 393 DNA encoding:
- a CDS encoding LPXTG cell wall anchor domain-containing protein; its protein translation is MSQTGNLGRSAALVGAATLPVTGEHIFNFLPIVGSVLILAIALFSGYNFFLRKWYNVK
- a CDS encoding glycosyltransferase is translated as MFITFWFANVYDYQFIKYRYAHHRRIKRFSPSISVIVPAFNEEKAIIQTLASICRSTYKKISIVVVDDGSSDNTAILVKEFIEVHPDNDIKLIQQPNSGKSVAINNALFNYDNSVLTMVLDADSLLKEDAIEKMVKWFLNPKIVALAMNVKMLTLPTFIGECQRFEFISAYRGKCAEHVLKTLYIIGGIGSTFRTDKLKNIGGYDTNTPTEDIDLTLKLLSRYGNKDNIIGYANDAVAYTQPVKKFKSLIKQRYRWKYGRFIAFVKYHNLFFNMDKKFSKMLTFFQLPLAVFQELFMLVEPFVYLYLLFVTIYFQDLGMFIAMVSYVFVVISLSVTASRESLKSKLLLLCTAPFNFFLSYILTIVEYVSLINSILHLHSIVDYNNNHANWSHVERL
- a CDS encoding IS30 family transposase, translating into MSPYTHLILKDRESILLGISTGKTLDTIAKEIGRSKSTVSREIARNGGWRSYSAATAQDRYRRVRLASRRPRILDRPGTRDAVIRYITVLHWSPEQIAGRLSLEGSPIRISYSTIYRGIYLDNLGVPLKSHGARGLPRLLRHRGKTRKIKGTINERRGRFNDVPSIHDRPRSAENRSWFGHWEGDTVRGKTGHSALVTLVDRKSRYLLSKRTANAKADTVRDVMIELLGALPANRVRTVTPDRGREFARYRELAERLNTKVFFPDPHAPQQRGTNENTNGLIREYFPKNTDLDLQSDQEIETYIEQLNNRPRKVLGWKTPSEVFMGKKLHLS
- a CDS encoding HNH endonuclease; protein product: MHECNEPLCHAIVPVSERYCAKHKAIHEQQWQAKKASYRRSKLATAVKSSKGKRYDQTERDPVAKAFYHSSRWTKVRDATYARDGATCQVCGNIVQERKIVDHIVPRRCSPEQALDSANLWCLCYKCHFRKTKLEQIISQQTHGDTKLKHLDRTFWTKVLRTDLQFKCNKLVK
- a CDS encoding single-stranded DNA-binding protein; the protein is MNNYSAIGRIAMDPKIGNGVLTSLLAIKRIYKSSDKIDTDFIPITLFGHQAENFNRLTSKGDKIGIVGSIKTSKYADENGEVRFGWSVVVNHFYLLSTKPHNDASRDSSPQLSDATVNSLSTKLNGLVKDSDLPF
- a CDS encoding HNH endonuclease; this encodes MNTIEKEPYVDFEAIAVIVAKVDLRDLYQIGDKLPLNSPYLPEVVQCPAPFSHYAVSQSGMVYSRKFNRPLLQRVNNCGYKAVHVVKDDNKALFTGVHRLIALTFCDNKWKLKEVSHIDDNKLNNCASNLEFITRKDNLNKVHRQKLMKSAGGHGRSVRKVNDDGSFQEYRSIKSAAEANGLSNTSVAGSANGTLHLNKPFYFSFVK